In Geobacillus kaustophilus, a genomic segment contains:
- a CDS encoding IS1182 family transposase, giving the protein MLQRYQEDRRHIETTVKIDDLVPEDHLVRKLEKAIDFSFIYDMVKDLYSPNHGRPSLDPVVLFKMYLIRYIFGIRSMRETVEQIRTNVAYRWFLGLSLHDPVPHHSTPSKNYTRRFAGTDVFQKIFSRILEEAFQHGLVDPSVVFVDSTHVKASANKRKFTTEMAEVEAKAYQDELEKEIERDRIAHGKSPLPPENDKKKREIKVSKTDPDSGMFVKNERERVFAYSYHTACDRHGWILHTYVTAANVHDSQAFFELFERVKQEIKGCPTDVCIDAGYKTPAIAKYLLEQEIHPIWPYTRPKTKDGFFRKSEFVYDEHFDCYLCPNHQVLSYSTTNREGYREYKSDPSICQGCPSLQKCTASKNHTKVVTRHVWQEYYEEAEHLRYVPEHRELYELRKQTIERNFADLKEKHGLRWTNYRGLERNQMQAMLVCAAMNLKKLANYLWRKGLSFLYVFEYASILVRSSRKTTLKMEQNGYKTTVL; this is encoded by the coding sequence ATGCTTCAACGTTACCAAGAAGATCGGAGACATATCGAAACAACGGTAAAAATTGATGATCTTGTTCCTGAAGACCACCTTGTTCGTAAACTAGAAAAAGCCATTGACTTCTCCTTTATCTACGATATGGTCAAGGATTTGTATTCTCCTAACCATGGACGACCAAGTCTTGATCCCGTTGTGCTGTTCAAAATGTATTTGATTCGTTACATCTTTGGGATTCGTTCGATGCGTGAAACCGTAGAACAGATTCGAACAAATGTGGCTTATCGTTGGTTTTTGGGATTGAGTCTGCATGATCCTGTGCCCCATCATTCGACACCAAGTAAAAACTACACGCGACGTTTTGCGGGAACCGATGTTTTTCAAAAGATTTTTTCAAGAATCTTGGAAGAAGCCTTTCAACACGGGCTTGTGGATCCAAGTGTCGTATTTGTCGATTCTACTCATGTGAAGGCGAGTGCGAACAAAAGAAAATTCACAACAGAAATGGCAGAAGTGGAAGCGAAAGCTTATCAAGATGAATTAGAAAAAGAAATTGAGCGAGATCGCATCGCTCATGGGAAATCCCCACTACCGCCAGAAAATGATAAAAAAAAACGAGAAATCAAAGTCAGTAAAACAGATCCAGACAGTGGGATGTTTGTGAAAAATGAACGTGAACGGGTATTTGCTTACTCTTATCACACCGCTTGTGACCGACATGGTTGGATATTACACACGTATGTCACTGCCGCCAATGTTCATGATAGCCAAGCGTTTTTTGAACTGTTTGAGCGAGTGAAGCAAGAAATCAAAGGATGCCCAACAGATGTGTGCATCGATGCCGGATATAAAACGCCAGCGATTGCGAAATACCTATTAGAACAAGAGATCCATCCGATTTGGCCATATACTCGTCCAAAGACGAAAGATGGGTTCTTCCGAAAATCTGAATTTGTATATGACGAACATTTTGACTGTTACCTTTGTCCCAATCACCAAGTGTTATCTTATTCAACAACGAATCGGGAAGGCTATCGGGAGTATAAATCAGATCCATCCATCTGTCAGGGATGTCCATCCCTTCAAAAGTGTACAGCAAGCAAAAATCATACGAAAGTCGTGACACGCCATGTTTGGCAAGAGTATTACGAAGAAGCCGAACATTTACGATATGTACCAGAACATCGCGAGTTGTATGAATTAAGGAAACAGACGATTGAACGGAATTTTGCAGATTTAAAAGAGAAGCATGGTCTGCGCTGGACGAATTATCGAGGATTGGAAAGAAACCAGATGCAGGCGATGCTTGTTTGTGCTGCCATGAATTTAAAGAAATTGGCGAACTACTTGTGGAGAAAGGGCCTCTCCTTTCTGTATGTATTCGAGTATGCATCTATTTTGGTTCGTTCATCAAGAAAAACAACCTTAAAAATGGAACAAAATGGTTATAAGACAACTGTCTTATAA
- a CDS encoding YuzD family protein yields the protein MTFKPIEICVYGADVICPSCVQLPSSKETYEWLEAALRRKYPDQPFVMTYVDIFAPPADDQAKRKLAQTIVEEDWVYPVVVVEGNVVAEGNPRLKAICAEMEKYGYRPSTPEGKKAE from the coding sequence ATGACATTCAAACCGATCGAAATTTGTGTATATGGGGCTGACGTGATTTGCCCGTCATGCGTGCAGCTGCCGTCGTCGAAAGAAACGTACGAATGGCTCGAGGCCGCGCTGCGCCGCAAATATCCCGATCAGCCGTTTGTGATGACGTACGTCGATATTTTCGCGCCGCCGGCCGATGATCAGGCGAAGCGGAAGCTTGCGCAGACGATCGTCGAAGAAGACTGGGTGTATCCGGTTGTTGTGGTGGAAGGGAACGTCGTTGCTGAAGGGAATCCGCGGCTGAAGGCGATTTGTGCGGAAATGGAGAAATACGGGTATCGACCGTCGACGCCGGAAGGGAAAAAGGCGGAATGA
- the thrB gene encoding homoserine kinase: MKEDEMLKIVVPGSTANLGPGFDSIGLAVNRYLTLDVRLADAWSFTPKTAEVIGIARGMDNLVYQVAAETADVHGRRLPSCAVEVYSDIPFTRGLGSSAAAVVAGIELADALLGLQLPREQKMELATRYEGHPDNVGASLYGGLVIGCCRGAGVDVVHIPQLDVELVAIIPEYELETKKARGQLPEQWPRERAVEASAVSNVLVAALLTKNWKLAGRMMAADLFHQPYRRQLVPELERAEALALEYGAIGAALSGAGPTVLVFAEPGQGDRLAQRLRPHFPACKIARLSVEPRGSRVYKLALEA; the protein is encoded by the coding sequence ATGAAGGAAGATGAGATGTTGAAAATCGTCGTGCCGGGAAGCACGGCCAACTTAGGGCCTGGGTTTGACTCGATCGGGCTCGCGGTCAATCGTTATTTGACGCTTGACGTCCGCTTGGCGGATGCGTGGTCGTTTACGCCGAAAACAGCGGAAGTGATCGGCATTGCGCGCGGGATGGACAATTTGGTGTACCAAGTGGCGGCGGAGACGGCGGATGTTCACGGCCGCCGGCTGCCGAGCTGCGCGGTGGAGGTGTACAGCGACATTCCGTTTACGCGCGGACTCGGGAGCAGCGCGGCGGCGGTCGTTGCGGGCATTGAGCTCGCCGACGCGCTGCTTGGGCTTCAGTTGCCGCGCGAACAAAAGATGGAGTTGGCGACCCGATACGAAGGACATCCGGACAATGTCGGCGCCTCGTTGTACGGGGGGCTGGTCATCGGCTGCTGCCGCGGGGCGGGCGTGGATGTCGTCCATATTCCCCAATTGGATGTAGAACTTGTCGCCATTATTCCCGAGTATGAACTGGAAACGAAAAAAGCGCGCGGGCAGCTGCCGGAACAATGGCCGAGAGAGCGGGCGGTCGAGGCGAGCGCCGTCAGCAATGTTCTCGTCGCGGCATTGCTCACGAAAAACTGGAAGCTTGCCGGCCGGATGATGGCCGCCGACTTGTTCCATCAGCCGTATCGGAGACAGCTCGTTCCGGAACTCGAGCGGGCGGAGGCGCTCGCTCTTGAATACGGAGCGATCGGTGCGGCGCTGAGCGGAGCGGGGCCGACGGTGCTCGTCTTTGCCGAACCGGGTCAAGGAGATCGGCTTGCGCAGCGGCTGCGCCCGCATTTTCCAGCGTGCAAAATCGCGCGTCTTTCCGTCGAGCCGCGCGGCAGCCGCGTCTACAAGCTGGCGCTTGAGGCGTAA